A stretch of Chitinophagaceae bacterium DNA encodes these proteins:
- a CDS encoding response regulator, protein MQKALIIDDERLARNELKKLLMEFPEIEVIGEAANAAEGLEKIESMSPDLIFLDIQMPGKTGFDMLTELDSAPHVIFTTAYDEYALKAFEVNALDYLMKPVEPKRLADAIHKLQLAEEKEMATAMAGINRGILTEHDQVFVKDGERCWFVKLGEVRLFESVGNYAKVFFSTYKPLILKSLNALEERLDEKVFFRANRKHIVNLRMIEKIEPYFNGGLLLELQGGEKIEVSRRQAVKFKEMMSL, encoded by the coding sequence ATGCAAAAGGCATTGATCATTGACGATGAAAGACTGGCAAGAAATGAACTGAAAAAACTCCTCATGGAATTCCCGGAGATCGAAGTGATCGGCGAAGCAGCCAATGCGGCTGAAGGACTGGAAAAAATTGAAAGCATGTCACCCGATCTTATTTTCCTGGATATCCAGATGCCGGGCAAGACGGGTTTCGATATGCTGACCGAACTCGACAGCGCCCCGCATGTAATTTTTACAACGGCCTACGATGAATATGCCCTGAAGGCATTTGAAGTGAATGCCCTGGATTACCTGATGAAACCGGTTGAACCCAAGCGCCTGGCCGATGCCATTCACAAACTGCAACTGGCGGAAGAAAAGGAAATGGCCACTGCTATGGCCGGCATCAACCGGGGCATATTAACCGAACATGACCAGGTCTTTGTAAAGGACGGCGAACGCTGCTGGTTTGTTAAACTGGGCGAAGTAAGGTTATTTGAGAGTGTGGGCAATTATGCCAAGGTATTTTTCAGCACATACAAGCCGCTCATTTTAAAATCGCTGAATGCGCTGGAAGAGAGGCTGGATGAAAAAGTCTTCTTCCGGGCCAACCGCAAGCACATCGTTAACCTGCGTATGATCGAGAAGATAGAGCCCTATTTCAATGGCGGGCTTTTGCTGGAGCTGCAGGGCGGCGAAAAGATCGAAGTGAGCCGGAGACAGGCGGTGAAGTTCAAGGAGATGATGAGTTTGTAG
- a CDS encoding histidine kinase, translating to MSKTNVRYWLCQVTGWGLWGLIILYFNFVVFGDRLKEQGGEKENLISLGIFLVVGIFVTHVARLILKRTHWLKLSINRIVPLFIVVVGATGVALFYADNFIETRSGYSYDKYVINKRLEKAKKMEEQYGLTSLTYYKDPALITDSSIKRGISEIKKNTGWYRNKRGEWTFQNKSDLVSIYYNLLLVAIWMLIYIVYHYVEKNRKDQLDRLKLESTVKELELKTIKSHINPHFIFNSLNSIRALVDENPTRARRAITELSNILRSSMQAEKAETVTLQSELDIVKDYLALEQMRFEERLKVELDIDKDTLEQPCRP from the coding sequence ATGAGTAAGACAAATGTAAGATATTGGCTATGCCAGGTAACCGGCTGGGGCTTGTGGGGGCTCATCATTCTATACTTCAACTTTGTGGTTTTTGGCGACCGCCTGAAAGAACAGGGCGGCGAAAAAGAAAACCTTATCAGCCTGGGCATTTTCCTGGTCGTGGGCATCTTTGTTACTCATGTGGCCCGCCTTATTTTAAAAAGGACCCATTGGCTTAAACTTTCCATCAACCGCATTGTCCCGTTGTTCATCGTGGTGGTTGGCGCTACCGGTGTTGCACTATTTTATGCTGATAATTTCATTGAGACCCGTTCGGGGTATTCGTACGACAAATACGTGATCAACAAACGGCTGGAAAAAGCCAAAAAAATGGAGGAGCAGTACGGACTTACTTCACTCACCTATTACAAAGACCCTGCTTTAATAACAGACAGTTCAATAAAAAGAGGCATCTCGGAAATCAAAAAGAACACCGGGTGGTACCGCAACAAAAGGGGCGAATGGACATTCCAGAACAAGTCTGACCTCGTAAGCATTTATTATAACCTGTTGCTGGTTGCCATCTGGATGCTCATCTACATTGTTTACCACTACGTGGAAAAGAACCGGAAAGACCAGCTCGACCGGCTGAAGCTGGAATCCACGGTCAAGGAACTGGAACTAAAGACCATCAAGTCGCATATCAATCCGCATTTCATATTCAATTCCCTCAACAGCATCCGTGCCCTGGTGGATGAGAATCCTACCCGGGCCCGCCGTGCCATCACCGAACTGAGCAATATCCTCCGCAGCAGCATGCAGGCAGAGAAAGCCGAGACCGTGACACTGCAAAGTGAACTGGATATTGTAAAAGATTACCTGGCGCTTGAGCAGATGCGTTTTGAAGAAAGGCTGAAAGTGGAACTGGATATTGATAAAGACACCCTGGAGCAGCCGTGCCGCCCATGA
- a CDS encoding NAD(P)-binding domain-containing protein, with translation MNIGILGSGIVGRVLGNAFLKEGHQVMLGTRDLNKEEVVKWLLQNPGGRAGSFADTSKFGEIILLATAGDITAQVISSSGPEHFNGKVVIDATNPIDHTRPPVNGVLPYFTSADESLMERLQKMLPGAKLVKAFNSVGNAFMYKPDFGGEKPTMFICGNDEDAKKTVTAILDSFGWETEDMGKAEAARPIESLCILWCIPGFIRGQWTHAFRLLKKQTGKE, from the coding sequence ATGAACATAGGAATACTCGGCAGCGGCATCGTTGGACGTGTTTTAGGAAACGCATTCTTAAAAGAAGGTCACCAGGTAATGCTGGGTACAAGAGACCTGAACAAGGAAGAGGTGGTAAAATGGCTTTTGCAAAACCCGGGTGGAAGAGCCGGCTCATTTGCAGATACTTCAAAATTTGGTGAAATAATCCTGCTTGCCACTGCCGGGGATATTACCGCCCAGGTGATCAGTAGCAGCGGTCCTGAGCATTTTAACGGAAAGGTCGTGATCGATGCAACCAATCCCATTGATCATACCCGCCCGCCGGTGAATGGTGTATTGCCTTATTTCACCAGTGCGGATGAATCACTGATGGAAAGGCTGCAAAAGATGCTGCCAGGGGCCAAACTGGTAAAAGCGTTCAACAGCGTGGGAAATGCCTTTATGTATAAACCCGACTTTGGGGGTGAAAAACCAACCATGTTCATCTGCGGCAATGACGAGGATGCCAAGAAGACCGTTACAGCCATTTTAGATTCCTTTGGCTGGGAAACGGAGGATATGGGCAAGGCGGAAGCCGCCAGGCCGATCGAGTCACTCTGCATCCTCTGGTGCATCCCGGGGTTTATCCGCGGCCAGTGGACCCATGCTTTCCGGTTGTTGAAAAAACAGACAGGTAAAGAATAA
- the ruvB gene encoding Holliday junction branch migration DNA helicase RuvB has translation MANPNLNSESAFLKPADREFENSIRPSVIDDFSGQSQIIGNISIFIKAAKIRGEALDHILFHGPPGLGKTTLSRIVANELGVNIRETSGPVIEKPGDLAGLLTNLETNDVLFIDEIHRLSTVVEEYLYAAMEDYRIDIMIDSGPNARSVQLNLNPFTLIGATTRSGLLTAPLLSRFGIKSRLEYYDTVTLKNIIQRSARILSTKITSDAADEISRRSRGTPRIANGLLRRVRDFAQVIGNGVIDLGITEHSLKALNVDKHGLDEMDNRILSTIIEKFKGGPVGITTIATAVGEEVGTLEEVYEPFLIQEGFLQRTSRGREATAKAYEHLGRRSSGGSGNLLFHDTK, from the coding sequence ATGGCCAACCCCAATTTAAATAGTGAATCCGCCTTTTTGAAGCCTGCCGACAGGGAGTTTGAGAACAGCATACGGCCCTCGGTCATAGACGATTTTTCGGGCCAGTCGCAGATCATCGGGAACATCAGCATCTTTATTAAAGCTGCCAAAATAAGGGGCGAAGCACTGGATCATATCCTGTTTCATGGACCGCCGGGATTGGGAAAGACGACCCTATCCAGAATTGTTGCAAATGAGTTAGGGGTAAACATCAGAGAAACAAGCGGACCGGTGATCGAGAAGCCTGGTGACCTGGCTGGGTTGCTTACTAATTTAGAAACCAATGATGTTTTATTCATTGACGAGATCCACCGCCTGAGTACGGTGGTGGAAGAATACCTGTATGCGGCGATGGAAGATTACCGCATCGACATCATGATCGACAGCGGGCCCAATGCAAGAAGTGTTCAGCTCAACCTGAATCCATTCACCCTGATCGGGGCCACCACACGAAGTGGTTTACTTACGGCTCCGTTGCTTTCCCGGTTCGGCATCAAATCAAGACTGGAATATTATGATACGGTTACGCTGAAGAATATCATCCAGCGTTCGGCAAGAATATTGAGCACAAAGATCACCAGCGATGCGGCAGATGAAATTTCACGCCGCAGCCGGGGCACACCCCGTATTGCAAACGGCCTGTTGCGCCGGGTGAGGGATTTTGCACAGGTGATCGGGAACGGGGTGATCGACCTGGGCATCACCGAACATTCTTTGAAAGCACTGAATGTTGATAAGCATGGGCTGGATGAAATGGACAACCGTATTCTTTCAACCATCATCGAAAAATTCAAAGGCGGCCCGGTAGGGATCACCACCATTGCCACCGCAGTTGGCGAAGAAGTGGGCACACTGGAAGAAGTGTATGAGCCCTTCCTGATCCAGGAAGGCTTTCTACAACGTACGTCAAGGGGAAGGGAAGCCACGGCAAAAGCCTATGAACACCTGGGAAGGAGATCATCCGGCGGTAGCGGCAATTTACTTTTCCACGATACTAAATAA
- a CDS encoding serine hydrolase — MRTLIAAATICILFSSCKKDEAAPAPVTPPASMYFPPIGSDAWETVSTQSLGWDVTKLNEAIDYAGTKNTYGLIILYKGRIVAERYWNGWNMNTVYYIASAGKSVTAFLAGIAQQEGQLNINNKTSTYLGTGWTSAPLAKEDLITVRHQLTMTTGLEYNVPDDDCITPACLTYKADAGTFWYYYNAPYRLLQNVIANATATNYNTYTKTKLADKIGMKNYTWYNYVLWLNSRDMARFGLLTLNKGIWNGNTLMTDPAYFNAMTNTSQNYNQSYGYLWWLNGKPSFMVPTLTAVFPGALNPAAPADMISALGKGDKKIYVIPSKDLVVIRHGDDTGDAVLGPSSFDNTFWAKLMLAVK, encoded by the coding sequence ATGCGAACATTAATAGCTGCAGCCACCATTTGCATATTATTTTCATCCTGCAAGAAAGATGAAGCAGCACCTGCCCCGGTAACTCCACCCGCCAGCATGTATTTTCCGCCCATTGGAAGCGATGCCTGGGAGACGGTATCTACTCAATCCCTGGGCTGGGATGTGACAAAACTGAACGAAGCCATTGATTATGCCGGAACAAAGAACACCTATGGGCTGATCATTTTATACAAAGGACGTATCGTGGCAGAAAGATACTGGAACGGCTGGAACATGAACACGGTATATTATATTGCTTCTGCGGGGAAAAGTGTTACCGCATTTTTAGCAGGCATAGCACAGCAGGAAGGCCAGCTGAACATCAATAATAAAACCAGCACGTACCTGGGAACCGGATGGACATCGGCCCCATTGGCAAAAGAGGACCTGATCACAGTAAGGCACCAGCTGACGATGACAACGGGTTTGGAATATAACGTGCCCGATGATGATTGCATTACGCCTGCCTGTCTTACCTATAAAGCAGACGCCGGTACTTTCTGGTATTATTACAATGCACCGTACCGGCTGCTGCAGAATGTGATCGCCAATGCAACAGCTACCAATTATAATACCTACACCAAAACAAAACTGGCGGATAAGATCGGCATGAAGAATTATACCTGGTATAATTATGTGCTGTGGCTCAACAGCAGGGATATGGCCCGGTTTGGTTTACTGACCCTGAATAAAGGAATATGGAATGGCAATACGCTCATGACCGACCCCGCTTATTTCAATGCCATGACGAATACATCTCAGAATTATAACCAGTCGTACGGATACCTCTGGTGGTTGAATGGAAAGCCTTCCTTCATGGTACCAACGCTGACGGCCGTCTTCCCGGGAGCTTTGAATCCTGCTGCACCCGCCGATATGATATCCGCATTGGGAAAGGGAGATAAGAAGATCTATGTGATCCCATCCAAAGACCTGGTGGTGATACGGCATGGCGATGATACCGGCGATGCAGTGCTGGGGCCCTCTTCCTTCGACAATACTTTCTGGGCAAAACTGATGCTGGCTGTAAAATAA
- a CDS encoding response regulator transcription factor: MENTKPKILLCEDDTNLGMVLKNYLELNDYDVTLERDGKLGLAAFQREKFDICLLDVMMPNMDGFTLAEEIRDVNPDVPLFFLSAKTMKDDIIQGYKLGADDYITKPFDSEVLLHKIKAILKRNEEMHREEVNAEYDLGKYHFNPRLRELSVGGKVQTLSPKENELLKMLSEYKNDLLSREIALKKIWGSDTYFNGRSMDVYIAKLRKYLKEDSAIEIVNIHGNGFRLVVTE; the protein is encoded by the coding sequence ATGGAAAACACTAAACCCAAAATATTACTTTGCGAAGACGATACGAATCTTGGCATGGTGCTCAAGAACTACCTGGAGCTGAATGATTATGATGTGACCCTGGAAAGGGATGGCAAACTCGGCCTCGCTGCTTTTCAGCGTGAAAAATTCGACATCTGCCTGCTGGATGTGATGATGCCCAATATGGACGGCTTTACCCTGGCAGAAGAGATCCGGGATGTGAACCCCGATGTGCCCCTGTTCTTCCTGAGTGCAAAGACCATGAAGGATGATATCATACAGGGCTATAAACTGGGAGCGGATGATTACATCACCAAGCCATTCGACAGCGAAGTACTGCTGCATAAGATAAAGGCCATTCTCAAGCGCAACGAAGAAATGCACCGGGAGGAAGTGAATGCCGAATACGACCTGGGCAAATACCATTTCAACCCACGCCTGCGGGAATTATCCGTTGGCGGAAAAGTGCAGACACTCTCCCCGAAGGAAAATGAATTGCTGAAAATGCTGAGTGAATATAAGAACGACCTGCTGAGCCGTGAGATCGCCCTGAAAAAAATATGGGGAAGCGACACGTATTTCAATGGCCGCAGCATGGATGTATATATTGCCAAGCTTCGCAAATATTTAAAAGAAGATTCAGCCATCGAGATCGTGAACATTCACGGCAACGGATTCAGGCTGGTGGTAACTGAATAG
- a CDS encoding four helix bundle protein, giving the protein MKSMILLEDLRVYTLTMEIGELVHGITVGWDVFCRKSLGNQFSRAADSIALNIAEGYGRYHYKENKNFCWYARGSLFETKTANQKAYNRKLLTQEKFDMVQNRLKECHLLLNLYIKSIGNPRGK; this is encoded by the coding sequence TTGAAATCAATGATCCTGCTTGAAGATCTGCGTGTCTATACTCTTACCATGGAAATTGGTGAATTAGTTCATGGGATCACTGTTGGGTGGGACGTATTTTGCAGAAAGAGTCTTGGCAATCAATTTTCGAGGGCTGCTGATTCGATTGCACTAAATATAGCTGAAGGTTACGGCAGGTATCATTACAAGGAAAACAAAAACTTCTGCTGGTATGCAAGAGGTTCGTTGTTTGAAACAAAAACAGCCAACCAAAAAGCATACAACCGGAAACTGCTGACACAGGAGAAGTTCGATATGGTACAAAACAGGCTGAAAGAATGCCACCTGCTTCTCAATCTCTACATCAAAAGCATTGGAAATCCCCGAGGCAAATAA
- a CDS encoding c-type cytochrome yields MKRLFISIPAAIIAIAIISSFLEKESIAITTKAALGKKLFSEKILSKDSTISCASCHKPTFAFADTSAFSIGIGGKLTKRNTPSVLNMKNRPYFFWDGRAASLEEQALMPIQNPDEMGLPVEEAVMRLNESAEYKLLFQRVFKQKPDAKNLAAAFAAFEETLETVDSKFDDWSNNMGKLTAPEERGRQLFVGDKAKCFDCHRMEDFTTDEFKNIGLYDERKLNDAGLYNITKKESDKGRFKTPGLRNVAVTAPYMHNGMFRTLEEVLNYYNSPDWFVDNSINRDDALKTPLRLTAQEKKDIIAFLRTLTDKKYVKRQ; encoded by the coding sequence ATGAAAAGGCTATTTATTTCTATACCTGCTGCAATTATTGCAATCGCCATTATCAGTTCTTTTCTTGAAAAAGAGAGCATTGCAATAACCACCAAAGCCGCCCTCGGTAAAAAACTATTCTCCGAAAAAATACTTTCCAAAGATTCCACCATCAGCTGTGCCAGCTGCCATAAACCAACATTTGCTTTTGCCGATACCTCCGCATTCAGCATTGGGATTGGCGGAAAACTCACCAAACGGAATACCCCTTCTGTATTGAACATGAAGAACCGTCCTTATTTTTTCTGGGATGGCAGGGCCGCTTCACTGGAAGAACAGGCGCTGATGCCCATCCAGAACCCGGATGAGATGGGATTGCCTGTTGAAGAAGCGGTAATGCGGCTGAATGAATCCGCAGAATACAAATTGCTTTTTCAACGGGTATTTAAACAAAAACCGGATGCAAAGAACCTGGCGGCTGCCTTTGCCGCTTTTGAAGAAACGCTGGAAACCGTTGACAGCAAATTTGATGACTGGAGCAATAATATGGGGAAACTGACCGCCCCGGAAGAAAGGGGAAGACAGTTATTTGTGGGCGATAAGGCAAAATGCTTCGACTGCCACCGCATGGAAGACTTCACCACAGATGAATTTAAAAATATCGGGTTGTATGATGAAAGAAAACTGAATGATGCCGGCTTGTACAACATCACAAAAAAAGAAAGTGATAAAGGCAGATTCAAAACGCCTGGCTTACGTAATGTTGCCGTGACAGCCCCATACATGCACAATGGAATGTTCAGGACCCTGGAAGAAGTACTCAATTATTACAACAGCCCCGACTGGTTTGTAGATAATTCCATCAACAGGGATGATGCACTTAAAACACCCCTCCGCTTAACGGCACAGGAAAAGAAAGACATCATTGCGTTTTTGAGAACGCTGACGGATAAGAAGTATGTGAAAAGACAATAG
- a CDS encoding DUF853 family protein yields MANKEAFIQAIKNGYTFKGESVKIGAAVLDGELVPEAEIFLPLKTMNRHGLIAGATGTGKTKTLQVISEFLSDASVPVLVMDIKGDLSGIAAMGADNDKIKDRYQKLKMEYKPALFPAELMNLTGQKGVHLRATVSEFGPVLLSKILELNDTQGGVVALIFKYCDDNQLPLLDLKDFIKLLQYIGDEGKAEIEKTYGKISTSSTGTILRKVIELQQQGADIFFGEKSFEVDDLMRIADDGRGMISVLRVTDLQDKPKLFSTFMLQMLAELYATCPEEGDMDKPKLVMFIDEAHLIFNEASSALLQQIETIVKLIRSKGIGVFFCTQNPMDVPASVLAQLGLKIQHALRAFTAADRKVIKQTAENYPETEYYKTEDLITQLGIGEALVTMLNEKGIPTPLAHTMLCAPRSRMDVLTEAEIGSIASRSKLVAKYNKVIDSESAYEILTAKLQEAAEKSAQEGTTTTKRSAKEEPSTLEKVTNNTIVKSMARTAGNTIVRSLLGALGLGGRSRSRKSSSWF; encoded by the coding sequence ATGGCAAATAAGGAAGCATTCATACAGGCCATAAAAAACGGGTATACATTCAAGGGAGAATCCGTAAAGATCGGCGCAGCAGTACTGGACGGGGAACTGGTACCCGAAGCAGAGATCTTTTTGCCGTTGAAGACAATGAACCGGCACGGATTGATCGCAGGGGCCACCGGTACCGGCAAGACAAAGACCCTGCAGGTGATCAGTGAGTTTTTAAGTGATGCCAGTGTGCCGGTACTGGTAATGGATATTAAAGGCGACCTGAGTGGTATTGCTGCCATGGGCGCAGACAACGACAAGATCAAAGACCGGTACCAGAAACTGAAGATGGAATACAAACCTGCTTTGTTCCCGGCCGAGCTGATGAACCTTACCGGGCAGAAGGGAGTACACCTGCGTGCGACCGTAAGTGAGTTTGGCCCGGTATTGCTGAGCAAGATACTGGAGCTGAACGATACACAGGGTGGCGTAGTGGCGCTGATATTTAAGTATTGTGACGATAACCAGTTGCCCTTGCTTGACCTGAAAGATTTTATAAAACTGCTTCAATACATTGGTGACGAAGGCAAGGCAGAAATAGAGAAGACCTATGGTAAGATCTCCACATCATCCACCGGTACCATTTTGCGTAAAGTGATAGAACTGCAGCAGCAGGGCGCCGATATCTTCTTCGGTGAAAAGAGTTTTGAAGTGGATGACCTGATGCGCATTGCGGATGACGGAAGGGGAATGATCAGTGTGTTAAGAGTGACCGACCTGCAGGATAAGCCAAAACTGTTCTCCACCTTCATGCTGCAGATGCTGGCCGAATTGTATGCCACCTGCCCGGAAGAGGGAGATATGGATAAACCCAAACTGGTGATGTTCATCGATGAGGCTCACCTGATCTTCAATGAAGCCAGTTCAGCACTTTTACAGCAGATAGAGACCATCGTAAAACTCATCCGTTCAAAAGGGATCGGTGTTTTCTTCTGTACACAAAACCCGATGGATGTACCGGCCAGTGTATTGGCGCAATTGGGTTTAAAAATACAACATGCCTTACGTGCTTTTACCGCAGCCGACAGGAAGGTGATCAAACAAACGGCAGAGAACTATCCCGAAACGGAATACTACAAAACCGAGGACCTGATCACCCAGTTGGGGATTGGTGAAGCGCTGGTGACCATGTTGAATGAAAAAGGTATTCCCACACCGCTGGCACATACCATGCTTTGTGCCCCACGCAGCCGGATGGATGTATTGACCGAAGCAGAGATCGGCAGCATTGCTTCCCGGTCAAAACTGGTGGCCAAATACAATAAGGTCATAGACAGTGAAAGCGCTTATGAAATATTAACGGCCAAATTGCAGGAGGCGGCAGAGAAGTCAGCACAGGAGGGAACCACCACCACAAAGAGATCAGCAAAGGAAGAACCTTCGACCCTGGAAAAAGTTACCAATAACACTATTGTAAAAAGCATGGCCCGCACAGCAGGCAATACCATCGTGCGGTCATTGCTCGGCGCCCTGGGATTAGGAGGCCGCAGCAGGAGCAGGAAAAGCAGTAGTTGGTTTTAG
- a CDS encoding sulfatase-like hydrolase/transferase: MKKMQNWFTHRFGPLLILAIILCSLSFITRVILLIRSWPNLDFNLLHLVNLFLIGLFYDLVVWGFFAIPVALYCWLMKDSWYQKKWQRIPLFILFFLITLILVLNAGAEIVFWDEFNVRFNFIAVDYLIYTTEVIGNIRESYNVPLIMAAVLLAVFFILFLVRKRIVVTQLSSMRFRNRTVFFLVFLLFPLAGYFLVNNRLKNISNNNYINELGGNGIYEFGTAFWNNEIDYNKFYLTRNDTANFAILRNLLKAPGTTFTNDPLSIERRIKSDGPEHKWNIVLISVESLSSDYLKRFGNKENITPYLDSLIPYSLWFDKFYASGTRTVRGLEALSLAIPPTPGQSIVRRPGNDDMFTMGSVLKSKGYECNYIYGGNSFFDNMGKFFSNSSYTVLDERDIPENLVHHTTAWGVDDEAAFDFTLQQCDRSYAKGKPFFNHIMTVSNHRPYTYPDGRIDIPSASQSIAGAVKYTDCAINGFIKNAQQKPWFNNTLFVIVADHCSKSAGKTDLPVNRYHIPCLVYAPQLIKPAVEERLVSQIDLAPTLLGLMNLDYTSRFFGYDIYRLSPGKERAFISTYQDMGYIKGDNLVILSPRRRVHSFNADFKTGKNTQSTDSDSLINEAIAWYQGASYLYGTGWYKRVK; encoded by the coding sequence ATGAAAAAAATGCAGAACTGGTTTACCCACCGGTTTGGCCCATTACTTATCTTAGCCATCATTCTTTGTTCACTTAGTTTCATTACAAGGGTGATCCTTTTGATCAGGAGCTGGCCCAACCTTGATTTTAACCTGCTTCATTTGGTTAATCTGTTCCTCATTGGCCTGTTCTACGACCTGGTTGTATGGGGGTTCTTTGCCATTCCGGTGGCACTGTATTGCTGGCTGATGAAGGATTCCTGGTACCAGAAGAAATGGCAGCGTATTCCCCTTTTCATTCTGTTCTTTTTGATCACGCTTATCCTTGTACTTAATGCCGGCGCTGAAATCGTTTTCTGGGATGAGTTCAATGTACGTTTTAACTTTATTGCAGTTGATTACCTGATCTATACCACCGAAGTAATTGGTAATATCCGGGAGTCCTATAATGTACCTTTGATCATGGCCGCTGTTTTACTTGCTGTATTTTTTATCCTGTTCCTGGTAAGAAAAAGAATTGTTGTCACCCAGCTGAGCAGCATGCGTTTCCGGAACCGGACCGTCTTTTTCCTGGTCTTCCTGTTATTTCCTTTGGCAGGTTATTTCCTGGTCAATAACCGGTTAAAGAACATCAGTAATAACAATTACATAAATGAACTCGGCGGGAATGGTATCTATGAATTTGGAACGGCCTTCTGGAACAATGAGATTGACTACAACAAATTTTACCTTACCCGGAACGATACAGCGAATTTTGCCATCCTGAGAAACTTGCTGAAGGCGCCCGGTACAACATTCACCAATGACCCATTGAGTATCGAACGCCGGATAAAAAGCGATGGTCCTGAACATAAATGGAACATTGTGCTGATAAGTGTTGAAAGCCTGAGCAGTGATTACCTGAAACGGTTTGGCAATAAAGAGAATATCACGCCGTACCTGGATTCTCTCATTCCGTACAGTTTGTGGTTTGATAAATTCTACGCATCCGGTACGCGGACAGTGAGGGGCCTGGAAGCTTTATCCCTGGCCATTCCTCCCACACCCGGGCAATCCATCGTTCGCCGGCCCGGGAATGACGATATGTTTACCATGGGCAGCGTTCTGAAGAGTAAAGGGTATGAATGCAATTACATTTATGGCGGGAATTCCTTCTTTGATAACATGGGTAAATTTTTCAGCAACAGCAGTTATACTGTTTTGGATGAAAGGGACATCCCTGAGAACCTGGTTCATCACACTACCGCATGGGGGGTGGATGATGAAGCAGCATTTGATTTTACCCTGCAGCAGTGCGACCGGAGTTATGCAAAAGGCAAACCGTTCTTTAACCATATTATGACGGTGAGCAATCACAGACCTTATACGTACCCTGATGGAAGAATAGACATACCGTCCGCTTCCCAGTCCATTGCCGGTGCCGTAAAATATACGGACTGTGCCATCAATGGATTCATCAAAAATGCACAGCAAAAACCCTGGTTCAATAATACCCTGTTTGTGATCGTGGCAGATCATTGTTCTAAAAGTGCCGGTAAAACCGACCTGCCTGTGAACCGGTATCACATTCCCTGCCTGGTATATGCCCCGCAATTGATCAAACCTGCTGTGGAAGAAAGATTGGTAAGCCAGATCGACCTGGCACCTACGCTACTTGGACTGATGAACCTGGATTATACCAGCCGCTTTTTTGGATACGACATCTACCGGTTATCCCCGGGTAAGGAACGGGCATTCATCAGTACTTACCAGGATATGGGCTATATAAAGGGGGACAACCTTGTTATATTATCTCCCCGGCGCAGGGTTCATTCTTTTAACGCCGATTTTAAAACGGGGAAAAACACCCAAAGCACTGATTCGGATAGCCTTATCAATGAAGCAATAGCCTGGTACCAGGGGGCAAGTTACCTGTACGGGACCGGATGGTATAAAAGGGTGAAATAA